A portion of the Ricinus communis isolate WT05 ecotype wild-type chromosome 10, ASM1957865v1, whole genome shotgun sequence genome contains these proteins:
- the LOC8259805 gene encoding probable carboxylesterase 15: MGSLPHIVEDCMGVLQLFSDGTIFRSKYIDFDIPVINDNSILFKDCLYDKTHNLHLRLYKPALPNSSNKKLPVVIFIHGGGFCVGSRVWPNCHNCCLRLASGLNALVVAPDYRLAPEHRLPAAMDDGISVMKWIQAQVSSENGDAWFSSSKVDFDQVFVMGDSSGGNIAHHLAVRLGSGSTGLKPIRVRGYILLAPFFGGIARTKSEEGPSEQLLSLDILDRFWRLSMPVGEGRDHPLANPFGPSSLSLETVALDPVLVMVGSSELLKDRVEDYARRLKHMGKKIDYLEFEGKQHGFFTNNPYSQDADKVIEVIRKFMFDNLNSS, translated from the exons ATGGGTTCTCTTCCACATATAGTAGAAGACTGCATGGGTGTCCTTCAACTCTTTAGTGATGGTACCATTTTCAGGTCCAAATATATTGATTTCGATATACCAGTCATCAATGACAATTCAATCCTCTTCAAAGACTGTCTTTATGACAAAACTCACAATCTTCATCTTCGTCTCTATAAACCTGCTTTACCTAATTCTTCAAACAAGAAACTTCCTGTAGTAATCTTTATCCACGGTGGTGGGTTTTGTGTAGGCTCTCGTGTATGGCCTAACTGCCACAACTGCTGTCTCCGGTTAGCCTCCGGTCTCAACGCTCTTGTCGTGGCTCCTGACTATCGTCTAGCGCCGGAACATAGGCTACCGGCGGCTATGGATGATGGGATTAGCGTCATGAAGTGGATACAAGCTCAGGTTTCGAGTGAAAATGGTGATGCATGGTTTAGTAGTAGTAAGGTTGACTTTGACCAGGTGTTTGTTATGGGTGATTCGTCTGGTGGCAATATTGCACACCACTTGGCGGTTCGGCTCGGTTCAGGTTCGACAGGTTTAAAACCGATTCGAGTACGAGGTTATATTCTGTTGGCGCCATTTTTTGGTGGGATTGCTAGGACAAAATCAGAGGAAGGGCCTAGTGAACAGTTGCTGAGTCTGGATATACTAGACAG ATTCTGGAGGCTTTCTATGCCTGTTGGAGAAGGTAGAGACCATCCATTGGCGAACCCATTTGGACCATCTAGCTTGAGTCTTGAAACGGTAGCTCTTGATCCAGTCTTGGTGATGGTAGGCAGCAGTGAACTGTTGAAAGATAGGGTTGAGGATTATGCAAGAAGGTTAAAACATATGGGAAAGAAGATCGATTATCTTGAATTTGAGGGGAAGCAACATGGTTTCTTCACCAATAATCCATACTCTCAAGATGCAGATAAAGTTATAGAAGTTATCAGGAAGTTCATGTTTGACAACTTGAATTcttcttaa
- the LOC8259806 gene encoding D-lactate dehydrogenase [cytochrome], mitochondrial isoform X4, which translates to MAFASWLSRLRSASKTSYGNVASAYFHNIRPQSTTTAKTPFLLLPFTVAATVSAGSLAFYFQPQLSLCDASNLDSRIGGKNSTDFVVKGTHKKVPQQLIDELKAICRDDMTLDYDERYFHGKPQNSFHKAVNVPDVVVFPRSEEDVSNIVKCCDKYKVPIVPYGGATSIEGHTLSPHGGVCIDMSLMKSVKALHIEDMDVVVEPGIGWMELNEYLEPYGLFFPLDPGPGATIGGMCATRCSGSLAVRYGTMRDNVISLKVILANGDVVKTASRARKSAAGYDLTRLVIGSEGTLGIITEVTLRLQKIPQHSVVAMCNFPTIKDAADVAIATMLSGIQVSRVELLDEVQVRAINIANGKNLPEVPTLMFEFVGTEAYAREQTLIVQKIASEHNGSDFIFAEQPEAKKELWKIRKEALWACFAMEPKYEAMISDVCVPLSRLAELISRSKQELDASPLVCTVIAHAGDGNFHTVILFDPNQEAHQQEAERLNHFMVHTALSMEGTCTGEHGVGTGKMKYLEKELGVEALKTMKRIKAALDPNNIMNPGKLIPPHVCF; encoded by the exons ATGGCTTTTGCGTCTTGGCTATCTCGCTTGCGCTCTGCCTCCAAAACTTCATACGGAAATGTGGCCAGTGCTTATTTCCACAATATCAGGCCTCAATCAACAACAACAGCAAAAACGCCATTTCTGCTGCTTCCCTTCACTGTCGCTGCCACCGTCTCTGCTGGATCGCTTGCCTTTTATTTCCAACCTCAGCTTTCTCTCTGTGACGCCTCTAATCTCGATTCTCG AATAGGAGGCAAAAATAGTACTGATTTTGTGGTCAAAGGTACTCACAAGAAAGTTCCTCAGCAGCTTATTGATGAATTAAAAGCTATCTGTCGG GATGACATGACATTGGATTATGATGAAAGGTATTTTCACGGAAAGCCACAGAACAGTTTTCATAAAGCAGTTAATGTACCTGACGTTGTTGTTTTTCCAAG GTCAGAAGAGGACGTTTCCAATATTGTCAAATGTTGTGACAAGTATAAG GTCCCTATTGTACCTTATGGTGGAGCTACATCAATTGAGGGTCACACCTTATCACCTCATGGTGGTGTTTGTATTGACATGTCATTGATGAAG AGTGTTAAAGCACTGCATATTGAGGACATGGATGTGGTTGTTGAGCCTGGAATAGGATGGATGGAGCTCAATGAATACTTGGAGCCTTATGGTCTTTTTTTCCCCCTTGATCCAG GGCCTGGTGCAACAATTGGAGGAATGTGTGCTACCCGTTGCTCTGGTTCTTTAGCTGTAAG GTATGGAACTATGCGAGATAATGTCATCAGTCTCAAG GTAATTCTTGCCAATGGAGATGTTGTAAAGACAGCTTCTCGAGCTCGAAAGAGTGCTGCAGG GTATGATTTGACTCGTTTGGTGATTGGAAGTGAAGGAACACTTGGCATAATAACAGAAGTCACTCTACGGCTTCAGAAAATTCCACAGCATTCCGTG GTTGCAATGTGTAATTTTCCTACAATTAAGGATGCAGCAGATGTTGCCATTGCCACTATGCTGTCTGGCATACAG GTGTCAAGGGTAGAACTTCTGGACGAGGTTCAAGTGAGGGCTATAAATATTGCTAATGGGAAGAATTTACCTGAAGTTCCTACCTTGATGTTTGAGTTCGTAGGCACAG AGGCCTATGCACGTGAGCAAACACTGATAGTTCAGAAAATCGCTTCTGAGCACAATGGgtctgattttatttttgcagAACAGCCTGAAGCTAAAAAGGAACTTTGGAAG ATACGGAAAGAGGCTCTATGGGCTTGCTTTGCAATGGAACCAAAATATGAGGCGATGATTTCT GATGTATGTGTTCCTCTATCACGGCTGGCAGAATTGATATCACGGTCTAAACAAGAGCTGGATGCATCACCACTAGTTTG CACAGTTATTGCTCATGCTGGTGATGGGAACTTTCACACTGTGATACTCTTTGATCCTAACCAAGAAGCGCACCAACAAGAAGCAGAAAGATTGAACCACTTCATGGTCCACACTGCTTTATCAATGGAAG GAACATGTACTGGTGAACACGGTGTCGGCACAGGAAAAATGAAG TATCTTGAGAAGGAACTTGGAGTGGAGGCCTTGAAGACGATGAAAAGAATTAAAGCAGCTTTAGATCCAAACAATATCATGAACCCAGGAAAGCTCATTCCACCACATGTTTGCTTCTGA
- the LOC8259806 gene encoding D-lactate dehydrogenase [cytochrome], mitochondrial isoform X5, which produces MWPVLISTISGLNQQQQQKRHFCCFPSLSLPPSLLDRLPFISNLSFLSVTPLISILGGKNSTDFVVKGTHKKVPQQLIDELKAICRDDMTLDYDERYFHGKPQNSFHKAVNVPDVVVFPRMHIESVLVSSRSEEDVSNIVKCCDKYKVPIVPYGGATSIEGHTLSPHGGVCIDMSLMKSVKALHIEDMDVVVEPGIGWMELNEYLEPYGLFFPLDPGPGATIGGMCATRCSGSLAVRYGTMRDNVISLKVILANGDVVKTASRARKSAAGYDLTRLVIGSEGTLGIITEVTLRLQKIPQHSVVAMCNFPTIKDAADVAIATMLSGIQVSRVELLDEVQVRAINIANGKNLPEVPTLMFEFVGTEAYAREQTLIVQKIASEHNGSDFIFAEQPEAKKELWKIRKEALWACFAMEPKYEAMISDVCVPLSRLAELISRSKQELDASPLVCTVIAHAGDGNFHTVILFDPNQEAHQQEAERLNHFMVHTALSMEGTCTGEHGVGTGKMKYLEKELGVEALKTMKRIKAALDPNNIMNPGKLIPPHVCF; this is translated from the exons ATGTGGCCAGTGCTTATTTCCACAATATCAGGCCTCAATCAACAACAACAGCAAAAACGCCATTTCTGCTGCTTCCCTTCACTGTCGCTGCCACCGTCTCTGCTGGATCGCTTGCCTTTTATTTCCAACCTCAGCTTTCTCTCTGTGACGCCTCTAATCTCGATTCTCG GAGGCAAAAATAGTACTGATTTTGTGGTCAAAGGTACTCACAAGAAAGTTCCTCAGCAGCTTATTGATGAATTAAAAGCTATCTGTCGG GATGACATGACATTGGATTATGATGAAAGGTATTTTCACGGAAAGCCACAGAACAGTTTTCATAAAGCAGTTAATGTACCTGACGTTGTTGTTTTTCCAAG aaTGCATATTGAGTCAGTTTTGGTTTCATCCAGGTCAGAAGAGGACGTTTCCAATATTGTCAAATGTTGTGACAAGTATAAG GTCCCTATTGTACCTTATGGTGGAGCTACATCAATTGAGGGTCACACCTTATCACCTCATGGTGGTGTTTGTATTGACATGTCATTGATGAAG AGTGTTAAAGCACTGCATATTGAGGACATGGATGTGGTTGTTGAGCCTGGAATAGGATGGATGGAGCTCAATGAATACTTGGAGCCTTATGGTCTTTTTTTCCCCCTTGATCCAG GGCCTGGTGCAACAATTGGAGGAATGTGTGCTACCCGTTGCTCTGGTTCTTTAGCTGTAAG GTATGGAACTATGCGAGATAATGTCATCAGTCTCAAG GTAATTCTTGCCAATGGAGATGTTGTAAAGACAGCTTCTCGAGCTCGAAAGAGTGCTGCAGG GTATGATTTGACTCGTTTGGTGATTGGAAGTGAAGGAACACTTGGCATAATAACAGAAGTCACTCTACGGCTTCAGAAAATTCCACAGCATTCCGTG GTTGCAATGTGTAATTTTCCTACAATTAAGGATGCAGCAGATGTTGCCATTGCCACTATGCTGTCTGGCATACAG GTGTCAAGGGTAGAACTTCTGGACGAGGTTCAAGTGAGGGCTATAAATATTGCTAATGGGAAGAATTTACCTGAAGTTCCTACCTTGATGTTTGAGTTCGTAGGCACAG AGGCCTATGCACGTGAGCAAACACTGATAGTTCAGAAAATCGCTTCTGAGCACAATGGgtctgattttatttttgcagAACAGCCTGAAGCTAAAAAGGAACTTTGGAAG ATACGGAAAGAGGCTCTATGGGCTTGCTTTGCAATGGAACCAAAATATGAGGCGATGATTTCT GATGTATGTGTTCCTCTATCACGGCTGGCAGAATTGATATCACGGTCTAAACAAGAGCTGGATGCATCACCACTAGTTTG CACAGTTATTGCTCATGCTGGTGATGGGAACTTTCACACTGTGATACTCTTTGATCCTAACCAAGAAGCGCACCAACAAGAAGCAGAAAGATTGAACCACTTCATGGTCCACACTGCTTTATCAATGGAAG GAACATGTACTGGTGAACACGGTGTCGGCACAGGAAAAATGAAG TATCTTGAGAAGGAACTTGGAGTGGAGGCCTTGAAGACGATGAAAAGAATTAAAGCAGCTTTAGATCCAAACAATATCATGAACCCAGGAAAGCTCATTCCACCACATGTTTGCTTCTGA
- the LOC8259806 gene encoding D-lactate dehydrogenase [cytochrome], mitochondrial isoform X1, with translation MAFASWLSRLRSASKTSYGNVASAYFHNIRPQSTTTAKTPFLLLPFTVAATVSAGSLAFYFQPQLSLCDASNLDSRVDCFRIGGKNSTDFVVKGTHKKVPQQLIDELKAICRDDMTLDYDERYFHGKPQNSFHKAVNVPDVVVFPRMHIESVLVSSRSEEDVSNIVKCCDKYKVPIVPYGGATSIEGHTLSPHGGVCIDMSLMKSVKALHIEDMDVVVEPGIGWMELNEYLEPYGLFFPLDPGPGATIGGMCATRCSGSLAVRYGTMRDNVISLKVILANGDVVKTASRARKSAAGYDLTRLVIGSEGTLGIITEVTLRLQKIPQHSVVAMCNFPTIKDAADVAIATMLSGIQVSRVELLDEVQVRAINIANGKNLPEVPTLMFEFVGTEAYAREQTLIVQKIASEHNGSDFIFAEQPEAKKELWKIRKEALWACFAMEPKYEAMISDVCVPLSRLAELISRSKQELDASPLVCTVIAHAGDGNFHTVILFDPNQEAHQQEAERLNHFMVHTALSMEGTCTGEHGVGTGKMKYLEKELGVEALKTMKRIKAALDPNNIMNPGKLIPPHVCF, from the exons ATGGCTTTTGCGTCTTGGCTATCTCGCTTGCGCTCTGCCTCCAAAACTTCATACGGAAATGTGGCCAGTGCTTATTTCCACAATATCAGGCCTCAATCAACAACAACAGCAAAAACGCCATTTCTGCTGCTTCCCTTCACTGTCGCTGCCACCGTCTCTGCTGGATCGCTTGCCTTTTATTTCCAACCTCAGCTTTCTCTCTGTGACGCCTCTAATCTCGATTCTCG TGTTGACTGTTTTAGAATAGGAGGCAAAAATAGTACTGATTTTGTGGTCAAAGGTACTCACAAGAAAGTTCCTCAGCAGCTTATTGATGAATTAAAAGCTATCTGTCGG GATGACATGACATTGGATTATGATGAAAGGTATTTTCACGGAAAGCCACAGAACAGTTTTCATAAAGCAGTTAATGTACCTGACGTTGTTGTTTTTCCAAG aaTGCATATTGAGTCAGTTTTGGTTTCATCCAGGTCAGAAGAGGACGTTTCCAATATTGTCAAATGTTGTGACAAGTATAAG GTCCCTATTGTACCTTATGGTGGAGCTACATCAATTGAGGGTCACACCTTATCACCTCATGGTGGTGTTTGTATTGACATGTCATTGATGAAG AGTGTTAAAGCACTGCATATTGAGGACATGGATGTGGTTGTTGAGCCTGGAATAGGATGGATGGAGCTCAATGAATACTTGGAGCCTTATGGTCTTTTTTTCCCCCTTGATCCAG GGCCTGGTGCAACAATTGGAGGAATGTGTGCTACCCGTTGCTCTGGTTCTTTAGCTGTAAG GTATGGAACTATGCGAGATAATGTCATCAGTCTCAAG GTAATTCTTGCCAATGGAGATGTTGTAAAGACAGCTTCTCGAGCTCGAAAGAGTGCTGCAGG GTATGATTTGACTCGTTTGGTGATTGGAAGTGAAGGAACACTTGGCATAATAACAGAAGTCACTCTACGGCTTCAGAAAATTCCACAGCATTCCGTG GTTGCAATGTGTAATTTTCCTACAATTAAGGATGCAGCAGATGTTGCCATTGCCACTATGCTGTCTGGCATACAG GTGTCAAGGGTAGAACTTCTGGACGAGGTTCAAGTGAGGGCTATAAATATTGCTAATGGGAAGAATTTACCTGAAGTTCCTACCTTGATGTTTGAGTTCGTAGGCACAG AGGCCTATGCACGTGAGCAAACACTGATAGTTCAGAAAATCGCTTCTGAGCACAATGGgtctgattttatttttgcagAACAGCCTGAAGCTAAAAAGGAACTTTGGAAG ATACGGAAAGAGGCTCTATGGGCTTGCTTTGCAATGGAACCAAAATATGAGGCGATGATTTCT GATGTATGTGTTCCTCTATCACGGCTGGCAGAATTGATATCACGGTCTAAACAAGAGCTGGATGCATCACCACTAGTTTG CACAGTTATTGCTCATGCTGGTGATGGGAACTTTCACACTGTGATACTCTTTGATCCTAACCAAGAAGCGCACCAACAAGAAGCAGAAAGATTGAACCACTTCATGGTCCACACTGCTTTATCAATGGAAG GAACATGTACTGGTGAACACGGTGTCGGCACAGGAAAAATGAAG TATCTTGAGAAGGAACTTGGAGTGGAGGCCTTGAAGACGATGAAAAGAATTAAAGCAGCTTTAGATCCAAACAATATCATGAACCCAGGAAAGCTCATTCCACCACATGTTTGCTTCTGA
- the LOC8259806 gene encoding D-lactate dehydrogenase [cytochrome], mitochondrial isoform X2 — protein MAFASWLSRLRSASKTSYGNVASAYFHNIRPQSTTTAKTPFLLLPFTVAATVSAGSLAFYFQPQLSLCDASNLDSRIGGKNSTDFVVKGTHKKVPQQLIDELKAICRDDMTLDYDERYFHGKPQNSFHKAVNVPDVVVFPRMHIESVLVSSRSEEDVSNIVKCCDKYKVPIVPYGGATSIEGHTLSPHGGVCIDMSLMKSVKALHIEDMDVVVEPGIGWMELNEYLEPYGLFFPLDPGPGATIGGMCATRCSGSLAVRYGTMRDNVISLKVILANGDVVKTASRARKSAAGYDLTRLVIGSEGTLGIITEVTLRLQKIPQHSVVAMCNFPTIKDAADVAIATMLSGIQVSRVELLDEVQVRAINIANGKNLPEVPTLMFEFVGTEAYAREQTLIVQKIASEHNGSDFIFAEQPEAKKELWKIRKEALWACFAMEPKYEAMISDVCVPLSRLAELISRSKQELDASPLVCTVIAHAGDGNFHTVILFDPNQEAHQQEAERLNHFMVHTALSMEGTCTGEHGVGTGKMKYLEKELGVEALKTMKRIKAALDPNNIMNPGKLIPPHVCF, from the exons ATGGCTTTTGCGTCTTGGCTATCTCGCTTGCGCTCTGCCTCCAAAACTTCATACGGAAATGTGGCCAGTGCTTATTTCCACAATATCAGGCCTCAATCAACAACAACAGCAAAAACGCCATTTCTGCTGCTTCCCTTCACTGTCGCTGCCACCGTCTCTGCTGGATCGCTTGCCTTTTATTTCCAACCTCAGCTTTCTCTCTGTGACGCCTCTAATCTCGATTCTCG AATAGGAGGCAAAAATAGTACTGATTTTGTGGTCAAAGGTACTCACAAGAAAGTTCCTCAGCAGCTTATTGATGAATTAAAAGCTATCTGTCGG GATGACATGACATTGGATTATGATGAAAGGTATTTTCACGGAAAGCCACAGAACAGTTTTCATAAAGCAGTTAATGTACCTGACGTTGTTGTTTTTCCAAG aaTGCATATTGAGTCAGTTTTGGTTTCATCCAGGTCAGAAGAGGACGTTTCCAATATTGTCAAATGTTGTGACAAGTATAAG GTCCCTATTGTACCTTATGGTGGAGCTACATCAATTGAGGGTCACACCTTATCACCTCATGGTGGTGTTTGTATTGACATGTCATTGATGAAG AGTGTTAAAGCACTGCATATTGAGGACATGGATGTGGTTGTTGAGCCTGGAATAGGATGGATGGAGCTCAATGAATACTTGGAGCCTTATGGTCTTTTTTTCCCCCTTGATCCAG GGCCTGGTGCAACAATTGGAGGAATGTGTGCTACCCGTTGCTCTGGTTCTTTAGCTGTAAG GTATGGAACTATGCGAGATAATGTCATCAGTCTCAAG GTAATTCTTGCCAATGGAGATGTTGTAAAGACAGCTTCTCGAGCTCGAAAGAGTGCTGCAGG GTATGATTTGACTCGTTTGGTGATTGGAAGTGAAGGAACACTTGGCATAATAACAGAAGTCACTCTACGGCTTCAGAAAATTCCACAGCATTCCGTG GTTGCAATGTGTAATTTTCCTACAATTAAGGATGCAGCAGATGTTGCCATTGCCACTATGCTGTCTGGCATACAG GTGTCAAGGGTAGAACTTCTGGACGAGGTTCAAGTGAGGGCTATAAATATTGCTAATGGGAAGAATTTACCTGAAGTTCCTACCTTGATGTTTGAGTTCGTAGGCACAG AGGCCTATGCACGTGAGCAAACACTGATAGTTCAGAAAATCGCTTCTGAGCACAATGGgtctgattttatttttgcagAACAGCCTGAAGCTAAAAAGGAACTTTGGAAG ATACGGAAAGAGGCTCTATGGGCTTGCTTTGCAATGGAACCAAAATATGAGGCGATGATTTCT GATGTATGTGTTCCTCTATCACGGCTGGCAGAATTGATATCACGGTCTAAACAAGAGCTGGATGCATCACCACTAGTTTG CACAGTTATTGCTCATGCTGGTGATGGGAACTTTCACACTGTGATACTCTTTGATCCTAACCAAGAAGCGCACCAACAAGAAGCAGAAAGATTGAACCACTTCATGGTCCACACTGCTTTATCAATGGAAG GAACATGTACTGGTGAACACGGTGTCGGCACAGGAAAAATGAAG TATCTTGAGAAGGAACTTGGAGTGGAGGCCTTGAAGACGATGAAAAGAATTAAAGCAGCTTTAGATCCAAACAATATCATGAACCCAGGAAAGCTCATTCCACCACATGTTTGCTTCTGA
- the LOC8259806 gene encoding D-lactate dehydrogenase [cytochrome], mitochondrial isoform X3: MAFASWLSRLRSASKTSYGNVASAYFHNIRPQSTTTAKTPFLLLPFTVAATVSAGSLAFYFQPQLSLCDASNLDSRVDCFRIGGKNSTDFVVKGTHKKVPQQLIDELKAICRDDMTLDYDERYFHGKPQNSFHKAVNVPDVVVFPRSEEDVSNIVKCCDKYKVPIVPYGGATSIEGHTLSPHGGVCIDMSLMKSVKALHIEDMDVVVEPGIGWMELNEYLEPYGLFFPLDPGPGATIGGMCATRCSGSLAVRYGTMRDNVISLKVILANGDVVKTASRARKSAAGYDLTRLVIGSEGTLGIITEVTLRLQKIPQHSVVAMCNFPTIKDAADVAIATMLSGIQVSRVELLDEVQVRAINIANGKNLPEVPTLMFEFVGTEAYAREQTLIVQKIASEHNGSDFIFAEQPEAKKELWKIRKEALWACFAMEPKYEAMISDVCVPLSRLAELISRSKQELDASPLVCTVIAHAGDGNFHTVILFDPNQEAHQQEAERLNHFMVHTALSMEGTCTGEHGVGTGKMKYLEKELGVEALKTMKRIKAALDPNNIMNPGKLIPPHVCF; this comes from the exons ATGGCTTTTGCGTCTTGGCTATCTCGCTTGCGCTCTGCCTCCAAAACTTCATACGGAAATGTGGCCAGTGCTTATTTCCACAATATCAGGCCTCAATCAACAACAACAGCAAAAACGCCATTTCTGCTGCTTCCCTTCACTGTCGCTGCCACCGTCTCTGCTGGATCGCTTGCCTTTTATTTCCAACCTCAGCTTTCTCTCTGTGACGCCTCTAATCTCGATTCTCG TGTTGACTGTTTTAGAATAGGAGGCAAAAATAGTACTGATTTTGTGGTCAAAGGTACTCACAAGAAAGTTCCTCAGCAGCTTATTGATGAATTAAAAGCTATCTGTCGG GATGACATGACATTGGATTATGATGAAAGGTATTTTCACGGAAAGCCACAGAACAGTTTTCATAAAGCAGTTAATGTACCTGACGTTGTTGTTTTTCCAAG GTCAGAAGAGGACGTTTCCAATATTGTCAAATGTTGTGACAAGTATAAG GTCCCTATTGTACCTTATGGTGGAGCTACATCAATTGAGGGTCACACCTTATCACCTCATGGTGGTGTTTGTATTGACATGTCATTGATGAAG AGTGTTAAAGCACTGCATATTGAGGACATGGATGTGGTTGTTGAGCCTGGAATAGGATGGATGGAGCTCAATGAATACTTGGAGCCTTATGGTCTTTTTTTCCCCCTTGATCCAG GGCCTGGTGCAACAATTGGAGGAATGTGTGCTACCCGTTGCTCTGGTTCTTTAGCTGTAAG GTATGGAACTATGCGAGATAATGTCATCAGTCTCAAG GTAATTCTTGCCAATGGAGATGTTGTAAAGACAGCTTCTCGAGCTCGAAAGAGTGCTGCAGG GTATGATTTGACTCGTTTGGTGATTGGAAGTGAAGGAACACTTGGCATAATAACAGAAGTCACTCTACGGCTTCAGAAAATTCCACAGCATTCCGTG GTTGCAATGTGTAATTTTCCTACAATTAAGGATGCAGCAGATGTTGCCATTGCCACTATGCTGTCTGGCATACAG GTGTCAAGGGTAGAACTTCTGGACGAGGTTCAAGTGAGGGCTATAAATATTGCTAATGGGAAGAATTTACCTGAAGTTCCTACCTTGATGTTTGAGTTCGTAGGCACAG AGGCCTATGCACGTGAGCAAACACTGATAGTTCAGAAAATCGCTTCTGAGCACAATGGgtctgattttatttttgcagAACAGCCTGAAGCTAAAAAGGAACTTTGGAAG ATACGGAAAGAGGCTCTATGGGCTTGCTTTGCAATGGAACCAAAATATGAGGCGATGATTTCT GATGTATGTGTTCCTCTATCACGGCTGGCAGAATTGATATCACGGTCTAAACAAGAGCTGGATGCATCACCACTAGTTTG CACAGTTATTGCTCATGCTGGTGATGGGAACTTTCACACTGTGATACTCTTTGATCCTAACCAAGAAGCGCACCAACAAGAAGCAGAAAGATTGAACCACTTCATGGTCCACACTGCTTTATCAATGGAAG GAACATGTACTGGTGAACACGGTGTCGGCACAGGAAAAATGAAG TATCTTGAGAAGGAACTTGGAGTGGAGGCCTTGAAGACGATGAAAAGAATTAAAGCAGCTTTAGATCCAAACAATATCATGAACCCAGGAAAGCTCATTCCACCACATGTTTGCTTCTGA